In Gadus morhua chromosome 2, gadMor3.0, whole genome shotgun sequence, a single window of DNA contains:
- the LOC115534945 gene encoding nucleoside diphosphate kinase B, producing the protein MERTFVALKPDGVQRGLCGEVMKRFEQKGFRLVAAKFLQPSEDHMKKHYMDLKDMPFYAGLCKYMSSGPVFAMVWEGQGIVKMGRMMLGETNPADSKPGSIRGDFCISIGRNIIHGSDTAENAKMEIALWFKDEEFVTYTPCTQAQLYE; encoded by the exons ATGGAGCGTACATTTGTTGCCCTGAAGCCCGATGGTGTGCAGAGAGGACTCTGCGGTGAGGTCATGAAGCGCTTCGAGCAGAAGGGTTTCAGACTGGTCGCAGCCAAGTTCCTTCAG ccttcCGAGGACCACATGAAGAAGCACTACATGGACCTGAAGGACATGCCCTTCTACGCCGGACTGTGCAAGTACATGTCCTCCGGACCCGTGTTCGCCATG gTCTGGGAAGGCCAGGGCATCGTGAAGATGGGCAGGATGATGCTGGGTGAGACCAACCCCGCTGACTCCAAGCCCGGCAGCATCCGCGGAGACTTCTGCATTAGCATTGGCAG GAACATCATCCACGGCAGTGACACCGCCGAGAACGCTAAGATGGAGATTGCCCTGTGGTTCAAGGATGAGGAGTTTGTCACATACACCCCCTGCACCCAGGCCCAGCTGTACGAGTAA